CGTCCTGTTGATATAGCTGCGAGAGCTCTATGTCTGTACTCACGGTTCCCTGTGCGGCGGCTGGTGCCGTGGCTGCGACTACGAGACAGCAAATGATGAACGTCGCCGCCAACGGGATTCTGTTGGGCCCTCCCGAAGACCCCCCTTCTGATTCCATATTTTAGTTTTCTAGTAGACACATTATATATATCTGTTGTAGAACTAATCGTTTCCGAGTCGGTGAACGATTCGGGCACGGCCCTGTCCTCCGCTAAGTACACCCGCTCCGATCGAGGTCGTATCTTATAAGTAGGGGCCGACACGAGACTGGCGGCACAATGGACGACGTACTCGAAGTGGTCGACGTCGTTGCCGATTCGGGATTCGAGGGCGTCATCACGTGGGTACTGCGCTTGGTAGGGCTGCTCGTCCTCCTCGGCGGGCTCGGGCTCTGGCTCCTCACTGAGATGGGACTGCTCTGGCTTCCGGCAGTCCTGATACTCGTCGGCGTCGTACTGCTGGTCGTCCCGAGCGTGCTGTTGCTGCTGGCCGAGTTCGCGTAATTCGGTTCTCGCGGTGACACATCACGATCGTCCGTAGAACGTGCGTTTTCAGCGGTATACCCTCCGGCTTTCATCCGTCAGACTCCTCGCGGAAGTGCTCGGAGCAGAAAGTATGGGGCCGGAGGGATTTGAACCCCCGATCGACTGATATCTCCGGTACGCGCCTCGGTACTCCAGAGGGTCGTCGTCGCGAACCGATGATCAGTCGGCCGCTCGGTATATCAGTCTGGAGTGTCGTCACCGGGCGCAAGCCTCTGGAGTCAGTCGCCATGCCGGGCTTGGCCACGGCCCCTGTGCGTGCGTCTTCCCGTATGCCGATACCGCATAAAGGAATTACGATCGGCCGACGGGTCCGAACGCGTCCGATCGTCGAAGCTCGTTACCGATCGGTATCGGACCACGAACACTCTTGGCACTTGTACGCGGTGACGAACTCGGTCACGCTCGGCATATAGCCCACCGAGAGGACGTTCTCGCCGCATTCGGGACAGTCCATCTCGGCGTCTTCGATCGCCTCTGCTTCCAGCGGGCGCTCGCCTTCGACGAGTTCGGCGAGTCGTTTCGGCGTTACCATCCGCCCTTCGACGACGCGGTTGCTCATACCCTGTGGAGGAAACCGAACGTGGTAAATCCGTCGTGCCGCCGTTGCCGCTCGCGGAGTTGCTCGTGACAAAAATCGTGGGGCTGGAGGGATGTTGAACCACGAGGACTTCGCTCCGCTCGTCCTCTGGGCCCAAATCCCCGATCGACTGTTATCTCCGGTACGCGCCTCGGCGTGCGCCCTTCAGAGCCACGGGGCCCGCGAACCGTCGGAATCCGGATATCCGTAGCCGACGTCGCCGCCGGTCTCGTCGGATTCGCGCTCGTCGTCCTCCTCGTCGTGGTCGACGCCGTCGGTGACGGCCGTTCGAAGCGACGAGAGCGCCCCGCCCACGGTCACGTCGCGGCCGCGGTCCTCGCCGTCGACCGACTCGGGATCGGGCGTATCGTCGGCGTCGTCCACAACAGCAGCGTCGTGCTCTACGTTCGCGTCCGGATCGTAGGCGAACAGGGCCGTGACGCCCAGCACCGCGAGCGCGACGGGCGCTTGGGTTGGAAGCAGGCCGAGTACGTCGACGGCGAGCATTCCCAGCGCGACCGAGCTCCCGAAGCGGAAGCGGTCGATGTCGACGGCCCCGCGGAGGCTCGGCGCGAACACGGCGACGGCAAGCGCGAAGGCGACGCCGGTTCCGGCGGCCGCCACGGCGCGGGCGATCGTCCCGACGTCGGGGTCGATCACCAGCGCCGCGCCACCGAGTTCGAGGCTCGCGATCAGGCCGAAACCGATGATGACGCTCGGTGAAGGGAGGTACTCGCCGACCTTCGCGGAGGCGGTCTTCGCCGCGACTGCGAGGATGACGAGGCCGGCGAAGCGGTGGAAGACCTCGAAGTTCAGCACGCTCTTCAGCGTCTCCGCGAAGAGGGCTTCCACTCCCGCGAGCGGGAGTAACAGCGCGCCGATCAGGAGGATCGACGTCACCTGTTCGCGGCGCGTACCGTCCATCTCCGCGAGGATGACCGCGACCGTCGCCGACCCGCCGAAGATCAGCAGTCCGGTCTCGATGATCCCGAGCGGGCTGCTGAGCGCGCCCGCGATGATGAGCGCGGGGAAGATTCCGTCGACGAGCGGGAGAGCCATCACCGTCGCCAAGAGTCGGGTCGCACCACCTACCCGCTGCTCGAGGCGGAGTGCGACTGGATGCCGAGAGACGCTCATTCGCGACTAACGGCCGTCACCATCGGCCAGACGGCGATGCGGGCGCAAGCCCGGTGCGGAGACACCGAGGGCCTGCGGGAGCACTCCGAGCACGGAAGGGGTCGGGTT
This DNA window, taken from Halobellus sp. LT62, encodes the following:
- a CDS encoding DUF5794 domain-containing protein; amino-acid sequence: MSVSRHPVALRLEQRVGGATRLLATVMALPLVDGIFPALIIAGALSSPLGIIETGLLIFGGSATVAVILAEMDGTRREQVTSILLIGALLLPLAGVEALFAETLKSVLNFEVFHRFAGLVILAVAAKTASAKVGEYLPSPSVIIGFGLIASLELGGAALVIDPDVGTIARAVAAAGTGVAFALAVAVFAPSLRGAVDIDRFRFGSSVALGMLAVDVLGLLPTQAPVALAVLGVTALFAYDPDANVEHDAAVVDDADDTPDPESVDGEDRGRDVTVGGALSSLRTAVTDGVDHDEEDDERESDETGGDVGYGYPDSDGSRAPWL
- a CDS encoding DUF5795 family protein; translated protein: MSNRVVEGRMVTPKRLAELVEGERPLEAEAIEDAEMDCPECGENVLSVGYMPSVTEFVTAYKCQECSWSDTDR